One window of Pyxicephalus adspersus chromosome 4, UCB_Pads_2.0, whole genome shotgun sequence genomic DNA carries:
- the IL20RB gene encoding interleukin-20 receptor subunit beta, with product MILDDADWLPPPENVSIVSINLNHILHWQPIPKSWGNVTYSVQSQGEFERFYKNNTWNDVSDCLSISKHQCNVTSEVAGNVLYAFRVRSEQEDQRTSVWAEMVPLFNRETSILIPPKITLQAHGSNSLRLDILDFGEYFQFYVYIWQKEKEDQVKSMKLNRMVTSTSFDQLEGGSEYCVNVIAYAVPINKNSSRSDSVCAKVPALGHKALIIGLVLAFVFALVPLALVARKVIRALLYSCCPQVDIPDVLKEPYIGQKMVNSFYAGEEKCDSMSNVELHDLITSQEKFPDKSQTFR from the exons ATGATTTTAGATGATGCAGATTGGCTTCCACCTCCAGAAAATGTTTCTATTGTTTCCATCAACCTAAACCATATCTTGCACTGGCAACCGATACCGAAGTCGTGGGGGAATGTGACCTACTCTGTCCAGTCACAAGG TGAGTTTGAGcgtttttataaaaataacacttGGAATGATGTTAGTGACTGCCTGTCCATCTCAAAGCACCAATGTAATGTTACTAGTGAAGTGGCTGGGAATGTTCTTTATGCATTTCGGGTTCGATCGGAGCAGGAAGACCAACGGACATCTGTCTGGGCTGAAATGGTGCCACTGTTCAACAGAGAAACAT cAATCCTAATTCCACCCAAAATTACCCTACAAGCTCATGGCAGTAATTCTTTAAGATTGGACATTCTAGACTTTGGTGAATATTTCCAGTTTTATGTGTATATCTggcaaaaggaaaaagaagatcaG GTCAAGAGTATGAAGTTAAACAGGATGGTTACGTCGACTTCCTTTGATCAGCTAGAGGGAGGGAGTGAATATTGTGTGAATGTGATTGCATACGCAGTACCCATCAACAAGAACAGCAGCAGAAGTGATTCAGTATGTGCTAAAGTTCCAG CACTTGGACACAAAGCTTTGATTATTGGTCTCGTATTGgcatttgtatttgcattggTACCATTGGCATTAGTAGCAAGAAAAGTTATCAGGGCGCTGCTATACTCCTGCTGCCCACAAGTGGACATTCCTGATGTATTG AAAGAACCCTACATAGGTCAAAAAATGGTCAACAGTTTTTATGCAGGTGAGGAAAAATGTGATTCAATGAGCAATGTTGAACTTCACGACCTTATCACCTCCCAGGAGAAATTTCCAGATAAATCTCAGACATTCAGATGA